The Takifugu rubripes chromosome 7, fTakRub1.2, whole genome shotgun sequence genome has a segment encoding these proteins:
- the pou3f1 gene encoding POU domain, class 3, transcription factor 1 yields MSSSVFEVGAMATTAQYIPRNNSLPSNPLMHPDSDRMHQGTTYREVQKMMHHEYLQGLAATNTGHPMSLTHHQWLPTSNTDWSSGTHIGQQDHKASVQATREDLSSGFHHRSHLVHQQTQGGHHGSWAPATTHHLSPLSPASNSHQSLVYSQPGYTNLNAMLSPQPGTLHHGMRDPLHDDSGSHDHQMESPQQAFSHHQDHSDEDAPSSDDLEQFAKQFKQRRIKLGFTQADVGLALGTLYGNVFSQTTICRFEALQLSFKNMCKLKPLLNKWLEETDSNTGSPTNLDKIAAQGRKRKKRTSIEVGVKGALENHFLKCPKPSAHEISTLADSLQLEKEVVRVWFCNRRQKEKRMTPVGVPHPNMEDVYSQAETPPLHRTLQSPVK; encoded by the coding sequence ATGAGCTCGTCAGTTTTCGAAGTAGGAGCCATGGCGACAACAGCTCAGTATATTCCGCGGAATAACTCCTTACCGTCTAACCCGCTCATGCATCCGGATTCGGACAGGATGCATCAGGGGACGACCTACAGAGAGGTGCAGAAAATGATGCACCACGAATACTTGCAGGGGCTCGCAGCGACCAACACGGGACACCCGATGAGCCTGACGCACCACCAGTGGCTGCCCACCTCAAACACCGACTGGTCCAGTGGCACCCACATCGGACAGCAGGATCACAAAGCCAGCGTGCAGGCGACCCGGGAGGACCTGAGCAGCGGCTTTCACCACAGATCTCACCTGGTGCACCAGCAGACGCAGGGTGGCCACCATGGCTCGTGGGCGCCCGCCACGACCCACCACTTGTCCCCGCTGTCCCCAGCATCCAACAGCCACCAGTCTCTGGTCTACTCACAGCCTGGATACACAAACCTCAACGCAATGCTTAGTCCCCAGCCCGGCACTCTGCACCATGGCATGCGGGACCCGCTCCACGACGATTCGGGGAGCCACGATCATCAGATGGAGTCGCCCCAGCAGGCGTTCAGCCATCACCAGGACCACTCGGACGAGGACGCGCCCAGCTCCGACGACCTGGAGCAGTTCGCCAAACAGTTCAAGCAGCGGCGGATCAAACTGGGCTTTACGCAGGCGGACGTGGGCTTGGCCTTAGGCACCCTTTACGGAAACGTCTTTTCTCAAACCACAATCTGCAGGTTTGaggcgctgcagctcagcttcaAGAACATGTGCAAACTTAAGCCGCTCCTAAACAagtggctggaggagacagactcAAACACGGGCAGTCCCACCAATTTGGACAAGATTGCTGCGCAGGGCAGGAAACGAAAGAAGAGGACCTCCATTGAAGTGGGAGTGAAAGGGGCGCTGGAAAATCATTTCTTAAAATGCCCAAAGCCGTCTGCTCACGAAATCAGCACTTTAGCCGACTCGCTGCAGTTGGAAAAAGAGGTTGTCCGCGTCTGGTTTTGCAACAGAAGACAAAAAGAGAAACGAATGACACCAGTGGGGGTCCCTCACCCGAATATGGAGGATGTATATTCCCAAGCAGAGACCCCTCCTCTACACCGCACACTTCAGAGTCCCGTGAAATGA